A stretch of the Pelodiscus sinensis isolate JC-2024 chromosome 8, ASM4963464v1, whole genome shotgun sequence genome encodes the following:
- the HNRNPH3 gene encoding heterogeneous nuclear ribonucleoprotein H3 isoform X1, with amino-acid sequence MDWSGKHNGPNDTSSDGTVRLRGLPFGCSKEEIVQFFQGLEIVPNGITLTLDYQGRSTGEAFVQFASKEIAENALGKHKERIGHRYIEIFKSSKSEIRGFYDPPRRMMGQQRPGPYDRPLGGRGGYYGAGRGSMYDRMRRGGGGYDGGYGGFDDYGGYNNYGYGNDGYDDRMRDGRGMGGHGYGGAGDASSGFHGGHFVHMRGLPFRATENDIANFFSPLNPIRVHIDIGADGRATGEADVEFVTHEDAVAAMSKDKNNMQHRYIELFLNSTAGGGSGMGGYGRDGMDQGGYGSVGRMGMGSNYSGGYGTPDGLGGYGRGSGNSGGYYGQGSMGGGGWRGMY; translated from the exons ATGGACTGGTCTGGAAAACACAATGGTCCAAATGATACATCTAGTGATGGAACAGTACGACTTCGTGGACTGCCATTTGGTTGCAGCAAAGAGGAGATTGTTCAGTTCTTTCAAG GGTTGGAAATCGTGCCAAATGGGATAACATTGACGCTGGACTACCAGGGGAGAAGCACAGGGGAGGCCTTCGTGCAGTTTGCTTCAAAGGAGATAGCAGAAAATGCTCTGGGGAAACACAAGGAAAGAATAGGGCACAG GTATATCGAAATCTTCAAAAGTAGCAAGAGTGAAATCAGAGGATTCTATGACCCACCGAGAAGAATGATGGGACAACAACGACCTGGACCATATGATAGACCATTAGGAGGAAGAGGGGGTTATTATGGAGCTGGGCGTGGAAGTATGTATGACAGAATGCGTCGAGGAGGTGGTGGATATGACGGTG GATATGGTGGCTTTGATGATTATGGTGGCTATAATAACTATGGCTATGGAAATGATGGCTATGATGACAGAATGAGAGATGGGAGAG GTATGGGAGGACATGGCTATGGTGGAGCTGGAGATGCAAGTTCAGGTTTCCATGGTGGTCACTTTGTTCATATGAGAGGGCTGCCTTTTCGAGCTACAGAAAATGATATTGCTAAT TTTTTCTCGCCACTGAATCCTATAAGAGTTCACATTGACATTGGAGCAGATGGAAGAGCAACAGGAGAAGCAGACGTGGAGTTTGTAACACATGAAGATGCAGTAGCTGCCATGTCTAAAGATAAAAATAACATGC AACATCGATACATTGAACTGTTTCTGAATTCAACTGCTGGAGGCGGCTCCGGAATGGGAGGCTATGGCAGAGATGGAATGG ATCAAGGAGGTTATGGCTCTGTTGGCAGAATGGGAATGGGTAGCAATTACAGTGGAGGATATGGTACTCCTGATGGCTTAGGTGGATATG GCCGTGGAAGTGGAAATAGTGGTGGATACTATGGGCAAGGCAGTATGGGTGGAGGTGGATGGCGTGGAATGTATTGA
- the HNRNPH3 gene encoding heterogeneous nuclear ribonucleoprotein H3 isoform X2, with amino-acid sequence MDWSGKHNGPNDTSSDGTVRLRGLPFGCSKEEIVQFFQGLEIVPNGITLTLDYQGRSTGEAFVQFASKEIAENALGKHKERIGHRYIEIFKSSKSEIRGFYDPPRRMMGQQRPGPYDRPLGGRGGYYGAGRGRYGGFDDYGGYNNYGYGNDGYDDRMRDGRGMGGHGYGGAGDASSGFHGGHFVHMRGLPFRATENDIANFFSPLNPIRVHIDIGADGRATGEADVEFVTHEDAVAAMSKDKNNMQHRYIELFLNSTAGGGSGMGGYGRDGMDQGGYGSVGRMGMGSNYSGGYGTPDGLGGYGRGSGNSGGYYGQGSMGGGGWRGMY; translated from the exons ATGGACTGGTCTGGAAAACACAATGGTCCAAATGATACATCTAGTGATGGAACAGTACGACTTCGTGGACTGCCATTTGGTTGCAGCAAAGAGGAGATTGTTCAGTTCTTTCAAG GGTTGGAAATCGTGCCAAATGGGATAACATTGACGCTGGACTACCAGGGGAGAAGCACAGGGGAGGCCTTCGTGCAGTTTGCTTCAAAGGAGATAGCAGAAAATGCTCTGGGGAAACACAAGGAAAGAATAGGGCACAG GTATATCGAAATCTTCAAAAGTAGCAAGAGTGAAATCAGAGGATTCTATGACCCACCGAGAAGAATGATGGGACAACAACGACCTGGACCATATGATAGACCATTAGGAGGAAGAGGGGGTTATTATGGAGCTGGGCGTGGAA GATATGGTGGCTTTGATGATTATGGTGGCTATAATAACTATGGCTATGGAAATGATGGCTATGATGACAGAATGAGAGATGGGAGAG GTATGGGAGGACATGGCTATGGTGGAGCTGGAGATGCAAGTTCAGGTTTCCATGGTGGTCACTTTGTTCATATGAGAGGGCTGCCTTTTCGAGCTACAGAAAATGATATTGCTAAT TTTTTCTCGCCACTGAATCCTATAAGAGTTCACATTGACATTGGAGCAGATGGAAGAGCAACAGGAGAAGCAGACGTGGAGTTTGTAACACATGAAGATGCAGTAGCTGCCATGTCTAAAGATAAAAATAACATGC AACATCGATACATTGAACTGTTTCTGAATTCAACTGCTGGAGGCGGCTCCGGAATGGGAGGCTATGGCAGAGATGGAATGG ATCAAGGAGGTTATGGCTCTGTTGGCAGAATGGGAATGGGTAGCAATTACAGTGGAGGATATGGTACTCCTGATGGCTTAGGTGGATATG GCCGTGGAAGTGGAAATAGTGGTGGATACTATGGGCAAGGCAGTATGGGTGGAGGTGGATGGCGTGGAATGTATTGA
- the HNRNPH3 gene encoding heterogeneous nuclear ribonucleoprotein H3 isoform X3, translated as MMGQQRPGPYDRPLGGRGGYYGAGRGSMYDRMRRGGGGYDGGYGGFDDYGGYNNYGYGNDGYDDRMRDGRGMGGHGYGGAGDASSGFHGGHFVHMRGLPFRATENDIANFFSPLNPIRVHIDIGADGRATGEADVEFVTHEDAVAAMSKDKNNMQHRYIELFLNSTAGGGSGMGGYGRDGMDQGGYGSVGRMGMGSNYSGGYGTPDGLGGYGRGSGNSGGYYGQGSMGGGGWRGMY; from the exons ATGATGGGACAACAACGACCTGGACCATATGATAGACCATTAGGAGGAAGAGGGGGTTATTATGGAGCTGGGCGTGGAAGTATGTATGACAGAATGCGTCGAGGAGGTGGTGGATATGACGGTG GATATGGTGGCTTTGATGATTATGGTGGCTATAATAACTATGGCTATGGAAATGATGGCTATGATGACAGAATGAGAGATGGGAGAG GTATGGGAGGACATGGCTATGGTGGAGCTGGAGATGCAAGTTCAGGTTTCCATGGTGGTCACTTTGTTCATATGAGAGGGCTGCCTTTTCGAGCTACAGAAAATGATATTGCTAAT TTTTTCTCGCCACTGAATCCTATAAGAGTTCACATTGACATTGGAGCAGATGGAAGAGCAACAGGAGAAGCAGACGTGGAGTTTGTAACACATGAAGATGCAGTAGCTGCCATGTCTAAAGATAAAAATAACATGC AACATCGATACATTGAACTGTTTCTGAATTCAACTGCTGGAGGCGGCTCCGGAATGGGAGGCTATGGCAGAGATGGAATGG ATCAAGGAGGTTATGGCTCTGTTGGCAGAATGGGAATGGGTAGCAATTACAGTGGAGGATATGGTACTCCTGATGGCTTAGGTGGATATG GCCGTGGAAGTGGAAATAGTGGTGGATACTATGGGCAAGGCAGTATGGGTGGAGGTGGATGGCGTGGAATGTATTGA